Genomic segment of Serinicoccus hydrothermalis:
GCGACCAGCTCGGCGGCCGCCCTGGCGACGGGGGAGGCGGTGCCGTCCGGTGGCGCGACCGCGACCGCCCCGCGCGCCGGACCCCAGGTGAGCGCGTCGAGCAGGCTGCGCTGACGCGGGTCCAGGCCGTGCAGCAGGGTGTCCAGCTCCGCGGTGTCCGGGACCCGCTCACCGACCGGCCCCAGCCCCGCCGGGACGCCGACGACCTCCCCGAGGGTGCGGGCCGGCCGCAGGCCCTCCGGCGAGGACCACGCCAGGGCGAGGTCGGACAGGTCCTGCAGCAGCCGGGCGGCGGTGTCCCCCTCCGTCCCCAGCAGCGCGGCGAGGTCCGCCGGGGCGGCGGGGGCGGCCACGAGCAGCGCCTCCACCGCCTGCAGGTGCGCGAGGTCCAGCCCGTCCAGCGCGCGCTGCACGCTGGTCCGGGTCGTGGCGCGGCCGGCGAGCGCGGTGACGTCGGCCGGGGCCGGGCGGGCGAGGTCCGGCCGGTGCTGCAGCAGCGCCGCGAGCTCGTCGTCGGTCCGGGCCCGGAGGTCGTCGGCGAGCGAGCGGGCGGACCGGTCAGTCAAAGAGCGCCTCGTAGACGAGCTCGAACCGGCCGAAGCGCTCGCTGTAGTAGGGCCGTCGGGCGTAGTCGGGGGACAAAGTCTCGCCCCGCTCCGGCTTGGCCCGCCGCACGTCCGGGGCGAGGCTCTCCAGCGCGAGCAGCGCGGTGCCGTGCAGGGTGGTGCGCTTGAGCTTCACCGGCGTGACCGGCGTCCGCATCGCGTCGGCCATGATCTGCATGAGCTCGGGCCGGTTCGTGGCCACGCCCCCGCCGGCGTAGAGCTTCTCCGGCTGCGGGGCCACCTCGCGCAGCTGCTTGGCGATGCGGGCGTAGGACAGGGCGATCCCCTCGGCCACGCCGCGATAGACCTCGGCCGGCGCCGAGGCCGCGGTGACGCCCACGACCACCGCCCGGGCGTCGGAGGCCCACCCGGTGCTGCGCTCGCCGGTGAAGAAGGGCAGGACCAGCGGGGTGGTCTCGTGCGGCTCGGCCCGCAGCGCCTCGGCCAGCGCCTCGGGGCCGACGTCGTCGACCGCCAGCGTGACGTCGGCCCAGGCGAGGGCCCGCCCCACGTCGTTGAGGGCGCCGCCGATGAGCGACCGGTCGTGCGAGACGCGGTAGCACCACAGCCCGGGCGGCAGCGTCTCGGGCATCTCCCGCACGAGGACGCGCACGGCGCCGGAGGTGGCGCAGGAGGCCCCGATCGCGGTCTCGTCGTGCGCCCCCAGGCCGACGTTGGCGGCCAGGCCGTCCGTGATCGGGGCGTGCCACTGCGCCTCGGACAGCGCCGGCCACTCCTGCGCGATCCGCGCCGCGTGCTCCTCGGCGACCTCGACCGGCTGGTCCAGGTGGTGGATCGGGGGGAGCTGGTCGAGGGAGATGCCGCTGATCTCGACGAGCTCGGCATACCACTGCGCGGTATGCCGGTCCACGAGGCCGGTCCACGACGCCGTCGAGGTGCCGGTTGCCAGCGTCCCGGTGAGGTGGAGCATGAGGTAGTCGCCGAGGGAGAGGAAGGTGGCCGCCTGCTCCATGACCTCCGGCCGCTCCGCCGCCAGCCAGCGCAGCCGCGCCGGCCAGTAGCTCGAGTGCACCCGCGTCCCGGTGCGCTGCTGCAGGTTCTCCTCGGAGAGCTCCTCGCGCAGCTCGGTGACCTGCGCCGCGCACCGGCCGTCGGCATACGTGAAGCAGGGGGTCAGCGCCGCGCCGTCGCCGTCCACGACGACGAGGGAGGAGGCGAAGGTGTCGAGCGCGACCCCGGCGACCTGCTCGTCCTTGAGCGTGCCGAGCAGGTCCCCGACGATGCCGCGGACCTCCTCCAGGACCTGGGCGGGGTCGATCTCGGAGGTGCCGTCGGCGGCGATGGTGAAGGAGTGCGCCACCTTGGCCCGTTTGCCGACCGGGCGGCCGTGCGCGTCGTAGATCATCCCCCGGGTCGCGGTGGATCCCACGTCGATCGCGAGGACCAGGGGCGGCACGGCGTCCTTGCGCTCGATGTCGAAGTTCGAGGCCATGAGCCCCAACTCTAGGCCGGATCGCGGTGATCCGAGGCATCGGCGGCAGCGAGCACGCCCCGTGGGACCATCGGGGCGTGCACCCCTCGACCGCGCTGGCCACCGTCCTCGTCGACGAGCTGGTCCGTGGCGGGGTGCGCGAGGCCGTGCTCGCGCCCGGCTCGCGGTCCGCGCCGCTGGCCTACGCGCTGGCCGAGGCCGACCGCGAGGGGCGGCTGCGGCTGCACGTCCGCGTCGACGAGCGCTCGGCCGGCTTCCTGGCCCTCGGGCTCGCGCGGGGGAGCGGGCTGCCGGTGCCGGTGGTGACCACCTCGGGCACCGCCGTGGCGAACCTCCACCCTGCCGTGCTCGAGGCGCACCACAGCGGCATACCCCTCGTCGTGCTCTCCGCCGACCGGCCCGCCGAGCTGCGCGGGACCGGCGCCAACCAGACGACGGTGCAGCCGGGGATCTTCGCGGGCGCGCTCGCGTGGGAGACCGACCTGCCCGCGCCCGACACGGTGACCGAGGCGGCGGGGGCGCACTGGCGGAGCACGGTATGCCGGGCGCTCGCCGCATCTCTCGGGCGCTGCGGAGACGGGGGACCGGTCCACGTCAACGTCGCCCTGCGCGACCCGCTGGTGCCGGACCTGGGCAGCACCGAGGCGGCGCCGCCGGGGCGGTCCGGGGGCCGGCCGTGGACGGTGGTCGAGGCGCCGACCGTGACGGACGGCGAGCCGGTCGAGGGCGGGGAGCGGACCGTGGTCCTCCTGGGCGACCTGCCCGACCCGGAGCAGACGAGGGCCGCGCTGCGGTGGGCGAGGGAGGCGGGGTGGCCGGTGCTCGCCGAGCCCTTCGGGGTGCTGGCGGGCGGTCCGGGCGTGGTGCCGCACGGCGTGCTCGTCGCCGGCCGGGTGGCGCGCGGCGGGCTCGAGGAGCTGCGGCCCGACCGGGTGCTCACCGTGGGTCGGCTGACCCTCTTCCGCGAGCTCGGCGCCCTGGGGCGGCTGCCCGGGGTGGTGGTCGAGCAGGTGTCGGCGCGCGCGACGTGGACCGACCCGGGGCACGTCGTGAGCCGGGTGCACGGGACGGGCACGCTCGCCTCGCCGCCGGAGCCCCACGCGGGAGCGCAGGACTGGGTGCGCGCCTGGGTCGGGGCCGGGGAGGCGCTCGCCCCCTCGGTGACGTCGGCGATCGCGGAGGGGCCGGTGACCGGCCCGGGTGTCGCGCGCGTCGTCGTGGGCTCGCTCGGGGCCGACGACCTGCTGGTCCTGGGGTCCTCCAACCCGCCGCGCGACGTCGCGCTCGCGCTCGACGGCGGTCAGGAGCCGGTCCGGGTGGTCGCCAACCGCGGGCTGGCGGGCATCGACGGGACCGTCTCGACCGCGGTCGGGGCGGCCCTCGCGACCGGCGCGCGGACGACGGCCCTGCTGGGCGACCTCACCTTCCTGCACGACACGGGCGGGCTGGTCATCGGCCCGGGCGAGCCCCGCCCGGACCTCACCCTCGTGGTCGTCAACGACGACGGCGGCGGCATCTTCTCGACGCTGGAGTACGGCGAGCCGGCGCGCAGCGACACCCCGGAACGGGCCGCGGCCACCGAGCGGGTCTTCGGGACCCCGCACGGCACCGACCTCGCAGCCCTGTGCGCCGCGCACCACGTCCCCCACCACCTCGCCGGCTCGCTGGAGGAGCTGCGCGCGGTCCTCGCCGAGCCGGCGACGGGCATACGCGTGGTCGAGGTGCCCGTCGACCGGGCCGGTCACCGGCGGCTGCGGGACGCGCTGCGCTGACCCTGGTGCGGAAACGGTGCGTCACATCCGTCGCTCGGACGACGGATGTGACGCACCGTTCCTGCACCACCATCGCTCCGGGCCTCAGAACCCGATCGCCGGCACCGGCTCGCGGTCGGCCCGCATCGCCCGCGACAGCGCCCGAACCGCGCCGGGCGTGCGTTCGGTCACCCCGAGGGTGGGCACCTGGGCGAGCAGCGTCCGCCCGCCGAGGTATGCCGCGCCCATCGCCCCCACCGGCGTCACCACGTCCGGCTCCGCGTCGGTGCGGGCGACCTCGGCCCGGCCCTCCGCGTCGATCTGGAGCCGCCAGCGCCCGGCGTTCCACGGGCATACCTCGTCGGTGACCTCGAGCACCGTCTCCAGCGGCGCACCCTCGGCGTAGCCGCGCTCGGACAGTGCGCGGGGCACGTCGACGAGCCGGACCCAGAGGGCGTCGTAGAGCTGCGCCCCCGCACCGCGGGGGCTGCCCGTCCACCACGCGACCGGGTCGTCGACGGGGCGCGACCAGAACGTGGTCTTCGCGGTGAGGTCGAGGTCCACCAAGCGCCGAGCCAGCGCCAGCAGGCCGGCGTCGTCGGTGGCGCCCAGCTCGGCCACGCCGACCTCGCCGGCCGGTGAGCCGTCGTCCCACTTGCTCTCGCGCCGGAAGACGGCATACCCGGTGACCTGCCCGTCGCGCCGGGCGAGCAGCAGCCGCCGCGGTTCGGCGCTGCCGCGGGCCTTCGGGTGGTCGCGGAAGGCGAACCAGCGCTGGGCGAGGGCCTCCGGTCGGGTGACCGTGCCGAGCGCCGTCGCGGCGCACGCCAGGTGTGCCTCGTGGAGCACCGCGAGGGCGGCCTCGGAGTCCAGGGTCACCACGTGCGTCGCCACCTCGTCGGCCTGCGCCGCGAGCGCGGCGGGCGCCCTCAGCTCGGTGCCGCGGCCCAGCGTGAGCTTGGCCTCGACCGAGGCGCAGCCGTAGCCGAAGCGCCCGTAGATCCCGGTCTCCGAGGCGTGCAGCCCGGCCAGGGCACTCTCGCCCCGATCGTGGACCCGGTGCAGGTGGTCGGTCATCATCGCCCGCAGGACGCCGCGGCGCCGGGCGTCCGGGTGGACGCTGACGAAGGTCAGGCCGTCCATCGGCACCCGGGTCAGGGCGCCGGCCGCGGCGGGCACGGTGAGACCCATGTCGAAGGCGCTGTAGAAGGCCATGAGCGGCGTGGCCTCACCCTCCTCCACCTCGCCCGGGAGCGCGCCGCCGGCCCGGACCAGGCCGCGCGCGTGCCGCAGGTCGACCTCGTCGTCCAGCTCCTCGAGCGACTTGCCGGGCGTGAC
This window contains:
- a CDS encoding gluconokinase encodes the protein MASNFDIERKDAVPPLVLAIDVGSTATRGMIYDAHGRPVGKRAKVAHSFTIAADGTSEIDPAQVLEEVRGIVGDLLGTLKDEQVAGVALDTFASSLVVVDGDGAALTPCFTYADGRCAAQVTELREELSEENLQQRTGTRVHSSYWPARLRWLAAERPEVMEQAATFLSLGDYLMLHLTGTLATGTSTASWTGLVDRHTAQWYAELVEISGISLDQLPPIHHLDQPVEVAEEHAARIAQEWPALSEAQWHAPITDGLAANVGLGAHDETAIGASCATSGAVRVLVREMPETLPPGLWCYRVSHDRSLIGGALNDVGRALAWADVTLAVDDVGPEALAEALRAEPHETTPLVLPFFTGERSTGWASDARAVVVGVTAASAPAEVYRGVAEGIALSYARIAKQLREVAPQPEKLYAGGGVATNRPELMQIMADAMRTPVTPVKLKRTTLHGTALLALESLAPDVRRAKPERGETLSPDYARRPYYSERFGRFELVYEALFD
- a CDS encoding GNAT family N-acetyltransferase codes for the protein MPTEFTFTDLTTDDLARIRDLTETVWFSVTPGKSLEELDDEVDLRHARGLVRAGGALPGEVEEGEATPLMAFYSAFDMGLTVPAAAGALTRVPMDGLTFVSVHPDARRRGVLRAMMTDHLHRVHDRGESALAGLHASETGIYGRFGYGCASVEAKLTLGRGTELRAPAALAAQADEVATHVVTLDSEAALAVLHEAHLACAATALGTVTRPEALAQRWFAFRDHPKARGSAEPRRLLLARRDGQVTGYAVFRRESKWDDGSPAGEVGVAELGATDDAGLLALARRLVDLDLTAKTTFWSRPVDDPVAWWTGSPRGAGAQLYDALWVRLVDVPRALSERGYAEGAPLETVLEVTDEVCPWNAGRWRLQIDAEGRAEVARTDAEPDVVTPVGAMGAAYLGGRTLLAQVPTLGVTERTPGAVRALSRAMRADREPVPAIGF
- the menD gene encoding 2-succinyl-5-enolpyruvyl-6-hydroxy-3-cyclohexene-1-carboxylic-acid synthase — its product is MIRGIGGSEHAPWDHRGVHPSTALATVLVDELVRGGVREAVLAPGSRSAPLAYALAEADREGRLRLHVRVDERSAGFLALGLARGSGLPVPVVTTSGTAVANLHPAVLEAHHSGIPLVVLSADRPAELRGTGANQTTVQPGIFAGALAWETDLPAPDTVTEAAGAHWRSTVCRALAASLGRCGDGGPVHVNVALRDPLVPDLGSTEAAPPGRSGGRPWTVVEAPTVTDGEPVEGGERTVVLLGDLPDPEQTRAALRWAREAGWPVLAEPFGVLAGGPGVVPHGVLVAGRVARGGLEELRPDRVLTVGRLTLFRELGALGRLPGVVVEQVSARATWTDPGHVVSRVHGTGTLASPPEPHAGAQDWVRAWVGAGEALAPSVTSAIAEGPVTGPGVARVVVGSLGADDLLVLGSSNPPRDVALALDGGQEPVRVVANRGLAGIDGTVSTAVGAALATGARTTALLGDLTFLHDTGGLVIGPGEPRPDLTLVVVNDDGGGIFSTLEYGEPARSDTPERAAATERVFGTPHGTDLAALCAAHHVPHHLAGSLEELRAVLAEPATGIRVVEVPVDRAGHRRLRDALR